The DNA window AACTTCCGCTGCTTAAGGGAAATGCCCTGGGCAAATGCTGAAGATCAGTGTTTTTTAGGACAATCTAGATTCCAACCTTTCTGAAAATTTTCACATAAGCCCATCCTTAAGAGGTCATTTTCAGCAGGATGTCATACCAGTAAGCTTTGAGAAACAAGTCCTGTAGTACTTTTTTCTACTCCATCTTGTCCCATGACAATCACATGGTACAAAGGGACGGTCGGCCCGAAACAGCCTCCTATAAAACACGCCCCAGGCACCGTTTCACCAATGGAGTTTGAAAGGCTCCAGAGGGAACCAGCGTGTTCTGATGCAACACATCGGGCTGCCAGCACTTCACTGAAATCAGCAACATGCAACATCCCTTCTTACATTAGACCAGCGCAAGTCAGGGTCTCAGAATTCGGCAGTTCCTGAATTGTTTACTTACTTTTGTCACTTCCTCAGCCCATATCTAGCCAGCAttaaggggaaggggaagaaaaaagaaacacacaaactTAGAGACTGGTTGTGCTTTAATCCAGGACGCAACCACATTTTGGCTTTTAACTACTTTCCTGCCCTCAGAACTTCCCAAGGATTGTGGAGTCAGTTCCCCAAAGCCCTTCACACACAAGGAAACTACAATGAGGATGGAGAGTGCTACATCTGGGAAATGAATGAGATACTGAAGAGCGTGAGGCTTCTATGATATAAGAATCTATTTAAAACAAGCATTACAACCTAGGACATAACTACTTCAAACACGACATGAACCAGACAAACTGAATTGCTCTATGGAGGAATTTAAGTTATCTTAATGTGTTAAAATATTGGAGAACTACTGTACTTCTAACACCACGTTAAGTAAAGACTGAAACAGACAAGTGAATGATTTCTCTTGCTAATTCCATTACTGGCTTCCCATTTCATAACCATTTTTAGAGTGAAACTAAATCCAATTAAAAATGCTACAAAGGTATCTGAAAGTGAGTGTTAAAGTAGAAGCAAGCAGTACAGCAAACTCATCGAACTGCAAGGAATTTCCTCACGAAGTTAATTACTTCTGCTTCTTGCTCCAATGCCCTCTTGCAATCCTCTAACCTTCATTTTCGCAGTTGTAATAAGATGACACAATCAGGACTTTGGCAGCAAGGACTGTGCATAAAGGCTGCACAACCAAATTGTGACAAACAAGTTGCGCTCTTTTATCTGACCACAACTGAGAAATTTGGAACAAGAATTGAGAGCAGACCTGCTATGCTGTACAGGTCCACGACTCAAACTGGCCAAGCCAAACAGCACAGTTTGTCATACATAATTAATTAACTCCTTTCTTTTACTTGTCACAATTACGCTGCTAAAACTAGTTACAATGACAAGCTCTTGCAACAAGTTTaggacatagaatcatggaatggtttgagtgggaagggaccttaaagccagtcccaccccggccatgggcagggacacctcccatgggatcaggggctccaagccccatccaacctggccttgaacccctccagggacagggcagccacccctgctctgggcagcctgggccagggcctccccaccctcaccacaaagaatttcttcctaatgtctaatctaaatcttccccttttcaatttacagccattccccctcgtcctagcactacaggcccttgtagaaagtccctcccATATACTGTATTCTAAGTTAAGCCATTAATTTATGTGAAATTATTCAGTTTCAGTCAATTGTAAGATATTGTTTTATGGAATGAGTATTTTATACACATCCCTGGCTACTGCACAGAATTCACTCCTCctatgaaataaaataggaaaatgaaGTAGTTCCTTTCCCTCTAATGggtgaaattaatttcaggagGGATAATAAAATCAACTCCTTTGCACCCTAAGTTTCATAAAGTCACAGAAATTAGGGTATAATACTGTTTATTTCAGATTATCAGAATTAATCTGATAAAAACAATACCTAATGCTGTACTGACATGAGGGTATTTAGTGCACTTTACCAAACTGGTTTGGAACGCAAAATATCTCAACAAGACCAAATGAGCTGGATAGCAAGAGGAAACATTGAGAGGAAAAGTAATGAACACAGGAGGCCAACAAACCTTTAGCCATTTTACATGCAGCAAGTTGAGCACGTAAGAGACATTTACCATAATGTTATTCTCTTCAGGCTGAGAGGTGTTTAGTTGCTTAAGTGCACAgataaaagacaaaagcaagttaCAACACTGTGAATATAGCAGGGAAACTGTTTATTGGCACAAAGATTGCAAGTGGAAGCTAAGCAGGACTGTGAACCaaatacagataaataaaactgtttaGATTACGATTTTAAATACTGATCTAAGCTACTCGAACTGTACACTAAACATGTAATTTCAtctaatattaaatatttttataacagGTAAAAAATAGTCAAACGTAGATGCAATTTATCACCGTATCCCATCAAAGACAGCAGCGAAACAAAGAGAGTTTGCATCATAACTCAACACACTCTGCTAACCCATCAGTTCAGCACTGTTTGTCAGGTATTGTCCTTCATGCATGAGACAGAAGATGAGCTCCTTGCATCACACCTATATCCAGATAAGCCTCATTTCTATACTGCAGAGGATAAAGCAGAGATTCaattttttcacttctctggGAATTCTGCACTCCAATACATCTTAAACATACACATTGCTGTTGGAATGCAATTAAAATTGAAGTACTGGCAAGGCAGAGAAGCAAGAGGCCTAGAGTTTCATGCTCTACCAGCACTAAATTATTAGTGAATAAACCTGTGGATTACTTGCTACATGAATATTTAAGACTGGTCAAGTAGCAGCAGCAACAACCGGCAATAATTTTGTCCCAGCACCAAGTTCCAGGTGATTACACTGGTGATGGAATCAAAACCGAAGTACAAAGCTGTTCTTTTAATACTAAGCTCAAGGGGAACAATTTCCTTATGTCATTTCTATTGCTTTAGAAAGTAAGATATATACTTGCTACCACACCACAAATTCCACTACAAGCTGTCTAAACCCTGCCTTGCTCTCCATTGTTAGTCTTACAAATTAAGAAAGCTTGACGAATAGAAAAGTAACTTTGTTTCATCAAATTTACATAATATGAGGGGAAACGCATGCATGGACAATTTAAACACATAGGGACAGTGTTCATGACATGGAGGATCGAAACACAGAAGCAAAACCGTCAGGTAGAGGTGATGATTTTTTAGAAGGATCACCATCTTAAAAGAGCAAAGCGCATCATCTACAAAGCTCAGTCTCCAAGATGATGCTTCTGAGATACTTCAGCACAGCAATccattcagaaaagcaaaatctcaCAGTCCCTTCTGCCTCTTCAGCAAATACATTATCCCCACGTATTTAAATTGCTGATATTCCTCTGGCACCTGTGTGCATGACCCTAGTGCATTAACCTGTAACGAGAAGGATCACTTCACTACCCATTAGCCGCTGTGCTTTAAGGAATGCAGTCAAAAGACAGCTATGAAAATACAATAAGCACACCCTGCTGAAATTGCACACATTCAATTACACATTCCTTCACTGAGAGGCATTTTTAGAGTTTAAAAGCCAAATCATTTTAGTTCACAGCCATTTTAGCCTCCTCAAACAAGCATTTATTGAGAGAATAATGGTTAAGCAATCCGAGTTTCAGCGTCTCACCCTATTTTGCCATGTCAAGTAGTAAACGATACAGAAAGAGTAAGCTACCAACATTTTTGATAGATAGAAGTTATGTCAAGACAGGTTCATCAGTTGGAAGCAATTATAAATAGGCTTCCAGACTTGACCTGTGAATGACTTGTATTTACAATCATCTTGGCAAGTCATTTTTGGCTGTATAAGCTCATCTAGGATGGAGCAAGGGGAGAATATTTACTAGGGCCAACTAAGTTAAATATTCCATCAAGTTGAAAAATAGAAGACTGAAAACTTGATCAGCAATTCGGTTTTGCTTCCTTGTGTTCTGCTGAGCCATTTCTTACAAAGTAGCTAGAAAAAGTGACAGTAAGAAGCCAGCAGTCGAGGTTACAAATGTGTATCAGTGAGTTTGAAATTTATGAACAAATTAAACCAAGTTTTACTTACTGCAGCTCGAGCTTCTGCAACTTTTGCCTTCTTCAATCTGGTTTTTGCTGCATCCAAATCTagccttttgttttgtaatagtTTGCGTTCTTTCTGAAAGAGAGTTAGGTGAGTTCATGAGAATACGTACACACACAAAAGGTAAAGCCTGTCTGTTTGGAAGTGTTTTTAATGAACTATCACATACAAAAAGACTCTTCAATTGAAGAGAGGCAGAATTGGATCCTAATTATTCTCACACATTTTATACCCAATATACTTGCTTTTAACAGAACAATAGCTACGACAAGCAAGTTTCAAcaattatttcaattttacCTGATCAAAAGGAAGGAACATACACCAAAGGCACAAATTCTTCTTGACTTTTTCTACATTACTTCAGGAAAGCAATAATGCACAATTATCTACCACTACATTTTGAATATTTACAGTTACAATTGTTGTGCAGTGCTGAAGAATGCACAATCAAACTTACAGTAATAGTTTTGTAGTCCCCTTCAATGAAGTTTCTTAGAGGAGTGAGAAAGTTTATAGCCGAAGTCTGAATTAGTTCTCTGTCTGCTGTTCCAATTCGCTTTTGTGTTTCTCCGCATTTAATGAGTGCGTTTCctgcaaaggaaaatgttaGTTTCATAGTGATTCAAGTAGGCGGTTAACAAAACAAGTTTCTACAGGCAGAAAAGTTTAGACCAGCATTTTGAAAGATAATCCAATGCCATCACACGGGCACTCAAAAGAAATCCAATTCAgctaaaaaaaacaccaacaaaaaaacaccactcacaacacaaaaaaatcacaaacacCAAAAAATACCCAGccaccccaaacaaaccaaccttgccaccaaaccaaatcatttttattaataatcaCGCATCAAGGCAGGATTTCAATAAGAACAGATACGGCACTGAAGAAGTAGCACCAACTATGACACTTATTTCACCTAATAGTTTGCTACTTGCCTGAATTCTAAATATCCTACAAGTTAAGGGACAGCCTGCCTGCAAGTTCAGCACTATTTGGCGTGAAAAAGCAAGGCTTCAGTCTGATGATCAGAAGGAAGGTCACAGACAGTGTAAAACCATGTGGAACCAAGAGGAACAAAGCCTGCCATTATTGATTTCCTATCCATAAGTCTTCCATAAaacatctactttttttttttttaagtgtcctttctttctttgaaaaggaaCCCCATTATTTCCAGATGTAAAGAACTCATTCTTCCCAGAACAAAAGTTTTCCCTCCCActgcaattttgaagaaagCAACTAAAGAGAATTAACGATTAGGCTATACTATATATACAGACACCTGTACATTCTAATTGGTTAAGTTAAAGTGACAGCTAAATCTGTTATTGAGCTGTAGAGAACGCTAGTTAGACTTGATAATTAATGCCAGTATAACAAACATTAGATAAGAcacccagccctcctgccacatgtatttaaatttgctggagaaggaagaaaattcagATTATGTTCTACACTCTCATCTTGAGCAAAATATATGttgagaaaggaaggaatacTGTTAAGTTAGAGAATTCTTCCTAAAAACGTGAATTTCAAATAACATTTGCACTCCACACcacaaataaaatgcataaattATGTCAGATGAGCAAATGCCTTCCTTTAATGGGGAAAGTAAATTCCAGAATTATTTGTTCTGGTAAGAAAACTGCCCGTCCATAATGGTGGTTATCATTCCAACAGCAGGTTCGAATTCTGGATTTGGATAGAAACCTCATCACTGATCTCCTACTGCTCAACAATACACAACAAATCACCTCAAACTGATACAGAAGTCACTGAACTCTTTTGTCTAGGGTACGACAAGATCTATCATTTTATATTAAGAAAAACTAGACCTGTGCATTCCCCCCCACATACCTCATTTCTGCAGCACAGGACATTTTTTGCTTCTACTCACCATAGGCTGTTCCTGGGCCAAACTCATTCCCAGCATCGATCATGTACTGGCCTAGTAACTCTGGATTATTCATGCGACTTGGTGCTTTGCGGTCCAGCTTCTCATAGACAAACTCTTCTATTCTGGCATCTAAAAACATGTTTCTTTGAAGTAATTACCATCACTCAAAACACGAgttagaaatagaaaaatttcATCCAGAATTCTTCACTACATGAGCATAACAGAACACTTCTCCTTAGCAAAGTCAAACAGGCTTTCCCCCGCCCAGTCCAGAAAAACTGTTCACTAGCTACAGTAGGAATTGAGCTCAACAACTGCTGTGAGTTCCCTACTAAGGGAGTCTGGTATAATCTCTCTTTCCCACTCCCCCTTCTTTAACATGCTCTGAAACAAATCATTTGAGACAGTAGAAAGTGTTTCATTTCACATTCTCATCTTTTCTCGGTTTGAGAAGCATAAGTTTCCAAACAAGACCTGCTGTGACTATATGGTCATTAATCTCCATCATAATACTGAGACACAGTTTGCTGCTTAAGTGAAAAAGCCTCACAGACATAATCAGGGACAGTGTTAATTACAATAGCAGACTCCTCAGCTAAAATACCCAATTTCTCTGATGAGTTCTTTTGACTTTGTAGCCAGCTCACTTTATTTCTGTGGTCAGTATGAACTAATTCCAGCCAGCAACAGTACAGACAACCACAAAGCTGCTCCCTAATGAAGAAACCTGCTGCTTTTATGCAACCATGAATACTCCTCTTAATTAGCGCACTTCATCAGTGCTGCATTAGGTAACTATTCCCTCATGAAGGTCACAAAAATCAGCCTGGTACCAGCACATTTCCTGGAACCAGGGGTGAACCAAAAGTGAACCAAATTAATTTCGTTTTCTTTActcataatatttattttttactaaatGACAAAAGAAGTGACAAGTGTCTAAAATTATTGGACTACTACTTGGGTCTGACctgaaaatacaattaaaaatgtgACTGAAcgttttttcctctcccctggACAGGGTTGCTCCATTAACAGCAACCGAAAGCAGCTCCCTAGAGCACACGATCCCCCTCCCAAGGCTGCCAAGCAGCTGAAGTTACGTTCACAGACGAAGATCGCTGCTTAACACCGAGTATTTTTAGCCATCACAAAACAGACTGCTCAGCACAACTGAGACACTGCCAGAGATTATCCTCCTACCAAGTCTTCCACATGGGCTTCTACCCGCCTGCAGTTAGCGAGTCATTACTCTACAACTACCAGTTTTGCAAATATTGCAAATACTGAATTAAATGAACAAGACAACTATTTCCTCTGGCCTAGCCAAAAGCGAAGATTTGAACACGAGTTGTTCTCAAAGCAATATTGCATCCTGCCCACAGGATTAGTTGGTTTGGATttcacatttgctttttaaatactgcttttatgCAATTAAAAGATGCAACAGACTTACAAAATAATACTTCAAAGATCAGCATTATAAAGAATGTATCTGATAGCATTAGAGAAGTGCTGTCAGTGTGTGATAATACACTGTACTAATAAATCCTAACTCAGTACGTCACTGCCAGGAGAATACTTATGTTTTCAGTGCAGGGGTATTAGCAGTACGGCAATTTTATCATTTGAGTGAGCCTAAAGACCAGGCCTTGACTTGAAATCTAGATCTATACACTAAATAAACTCCTGTATTTGCCATCTCTAGTCCCACTGCCACAAAGGCCCAGATAACTGTCAGATACAAATCTGAAAATTATATCCTTCTCAGAGCAGCAATTTCAGAAACAAGGTTAACACACCAGAAAATTGCATTTCACCAGTGATGAAAGCATATTCGAGATGTTATTGCATTGCCTAAGTACAGTGTATAAAATGCTGGCAAATGATAAAGACTCGGCATCTGGTGAAAACAGTTCTTCAGTGACATTCTTCAGCTTCTGATACCTGTAAGAGCTCTGAAGTTCTTAATGGAGTAGTTGCAATGGCTAAAGAAACAATTCCTGTTAAGGACAGACATTTTGGTTCACCTTGCCTGCTTCAAGCTGAATCGTATTGTGCAGACAGTTTACAGTAATGAAATAGCAATGAAATTTCTTGAGCCATTGCATCTACTCCACTAAGAACTTCAGAGTTCTTACAGCTACCTAAGATTTCTGGAATCAAAAGTGGGAAATTCAATTAAATGGGAACAGCGTATGGAGCCAATGCTGTAGGTTAAAGAGTTCTGGCTAAAGCTTTTCCTGTTTGAAGGGTTAAGGAAATACCAACAATTGGAACACTGTCTCTGATTCCCAGTAGCTCTTTCAAATGTGCCTTCCCCAACTCCAGCCTTCAAATTCTAAACCTGCCATATTTAGTCATACCATGTGCAATACCTATTGCAGTAAACATTTGCCAATGTGAATCTATCAACTCAAAAGTGGCAAACAAAAACCTGAAGGCTTCCTTACTTGGATTTGGCTGCAATAATACTTCTGTCTGTTTCATGATTTTTTCTGTCCACAATTTAGTGCACTCTGCTTTGCTGAGGAGGTTTTCCAGGTGAGCATCCAGTTCAGTCTTCTCTGCTTGGCcaagcttttcttctgtgaacTACGAGTCAGCCAGATAGGTTGAAAATACACAGTTAGTTCCTAGAAATAATTTCCTAGGACAAGTTTAAGACAGTAACTACTCACTCCTATTAATTGCACATCATGTTTTCAAATATAACACCATTATGCTCCAATAAAAATCTAAGGATGAATTTGAAGGTTATTGAGTTCAACAATGCATTTTACCATCAGGGAAAAAAGGGGTGGGAGGGTGTTAATCAGACCAAGATGAGGAAAGTAATTTACAACACTATTAAGAAACCCACTGCTCTGCTTCGAACTAACAGTTCTCACTCAAAGCACTTTGTCAAGTTTTATAGAGTTACATATACAATGTCCAACCCACAGCAAACAGGATAAAAAATAGCTAGTTTAAACAGCAACATGAAGATTTAAGTTAGAACTGAACATTAGAGGAAGCTTTGGAAGACAAGTATTAAAAGCTAAAAAAGGCTTCGCTGGGAAGCTGTAGAATATATCTTTAAGGTTGGGgggtgttttgctttttagaatAGGACAAATCCATGTATGAATCTGTCACTGTGCTTTGGGGAGAGGGTCTGAAGCTGTCACCGTGCTTTGGGGAGAGGGtctgaagctgcccagggaggtggttgagtccccttccctggaggtgtttaagggacgggtggacgaggtgctgagggacatgggttagtgtttgataggaatggtttgacccgatgatccggtgggtcttttccaacctggtgattctatgattctatgtttgcGACCTGCTTGGACAGAACAGATCCTGTTATTGCCTTACAGGAACAGTAAGATgacctctgcctttctcctccaagctgtgttttcagtgaCAACGATACCCAGCGTAACGCCATTCAGCTAAATCAATCCAGCAGACAATTCATTCCACTCGATATTAAATTCATGCCAACTCTCATTAATCCACAAGCAGTCTGTATTCAGTCCCTGTTCTCTGGGAGAGGGGGAAGCCGCACGTTTCACATCGGGGAACCACGCAAAACCGGAACTGAGGGCCTTGCCAGCCTCCCTCCAGAGCGGCAGTTCCTCATGATGACGATGATCTCATCGCTGTTCTGAGCCAGGCGTTTTCCAAAGAGCCTGGCTTACGATCAAATCCCTAACAAGCTTTCCAATTAAGAGCATAATAGGGCTGGGAGCATTCTGACTGTCAAACTTCATTCTTAACAGGTCCTTTGGTGGGACATTTAAACAATGGCTATAAGAAACAAGAACACAATACAAGCAAATTGCATTGACTAAGTTTGCTTTAATTTCCATCACACGTAGAATAAAACCAACATGCAAACCAGCATGCAGATCTAAAGCCTAGATAAATGCTGCGACATTTGCACTCCTAGATAACAGTAAACTGCCTTTGTGAGAAAAGTGCAGTTCCAGTATAGGGAAGAATGGGCTTATTTATTGATGCATTACTACTATTGCTTAAAAGGCTCTTTAAAAAGATGTCAGGTACTGTAAGCTGGTCTAAAAACTTCATACGGATtcattataataaaatatttgtatatttttataaatatacaaatacGTTTTACTAATTACAGAGAAGAGTATTTACCTATTAAACAGTCTTTCCtattaatatttctgtaaattGTCTCAGCAGTGTGCAGATTGCTTCATGAGGACTACAGTGTTGTATTTCACATGCGCATTCCAAagacaaatttaatttttagtgATACTGAGCAGTGTAGTAAACAGCAATGTGACAGGAGTTGGGTTTCCAACATCAATGCTGCCGCTCCAATTTCCCATTTTGGTTACTCTGAAACTTAAATTTCAACTagtctttctgttttatttcctttttcagacATTACACCATCCCTTAAGGATAAGTAACAAAATAGGAAGGTGGTGCTGTGGATCAAGAATGTTTTCCTCCAGCTTGTTCCAAGACAGACTGACACTAATGATCTTCTGCTTCGATCAGAGCTTTGAAAGGTTTGTTCTCATTAAAGCTTAAAACATGTAATACGGAGACACTATATCTAAGTACTCCCTTGAATAAACAGTATCAGTAACAGATCTATTCCATCCACCTATCTTTAttaattcaaaatacacacacaagcTGCCTGAATTGATGGTTGGagtggatgatcttagaggtcttttccaacataaattcTATAATGTGACCAGCTCAGGCAGAAGGAAATTGTACTGGTTTGTATACAACTGGGTGATCACAGCCCTATCGACACTGCAAGTCTCCACTGCACAATTACTAGGAGAAATTACATTAATATAAGCCTCTAGATAAGAAGTCAAGAACAATAAAGTGTTTCTGCTACCAAAGAGTAAAAGCGCAGCTCATTTCCAATCACTACAGAGGCAGCGTGCCTACTACAGAGCCTGGCAAGAGGAAGGAATCACATTCTCATTACTGCACTCCATGGCATCATTTCTTTCACCTCCAATACCACTGATAACCATTTGCTACCCTGTTCTACGAACTGCAACTACTGCAAGTCTGACTGAGAATGACTCCTTCAAGCACTTTCTGCCTGCCAAGAAGGAAGGGTAGGCTTTCAATGATGCTGGATTTTCTGTAGATGACTAATCAGAATATGACAGTCTGAACACAGAATCATCTCATTCACAGAAGAACAGGTTTCCTGGAACGTGACTATCAGGTGGGCGTGGGTAAAACAGACCTAATTCTCCTGTAACAGAAAAGTCTGATAAACCCGTGAAACACTGACAACATGTTCATTATTTTGTAAGCTGCAATAGTTATTTTAAGTGGTTTTCCTATGTTTCATTTTGCTGAATAGGgtttgatggggtttttttgtttctaatatCCAAAAGTCAACAGTGTCAGGTCATACCATGTCATCCAGTGGTGCCTGAACATAACAGTTTGAGTCAATATACAGATCTGTGGTTTTTACTGGAAGACACAAACCTACAGCTAGATGATATAAAAAATATCCACACAATTATTACCTCATAATATTATCTGTAGGccttacatattaaaaaaaaaaaaccaaaacagggGAAGCAACAGTAGCACAGAGAACAGGGGTGACTCAGATTATAAGAACGTGTCAGGGATTCACTCCTCCCCCTCAACAGCTTTATTAAACTCCTTGTTTTAAGGGAAACTGGCAGCTGGTAGAGCAAAATTATTACTACCATGTTTCTGCTGAATTTTAGGTTAGATTAAGCAGGTTACCAATGTATCTATCCAGATGTAAACCAAACAGGTAGAGCATGATGGAGTGATCCACAGTTCACCCCACCTTTAAACCATGAGACTGCAAAAAACTTATATCAGATGTAATGCAATAAGCtgatttaaatgtaaaaagtCAAGATAAAAGAGATGAGATCACAAGGTCCCATCACAGGATCTTACAACGAAGGGTGAACTGCCTCTTCCTTTAATCCTTGTCCAGCAAGAAGAGGGAAAGGGGTGGAGGCTGCAAAGGAAGAGACGGTCCAGGAAACAAGTAGAGCTGGAATAACCCTGGGTGGggggagggaaataaaaaaaaccacgGAGAGACCTCCACCACAAAGAGAAGCCACAACAAGGGCTTTAAGTTCATTTAAATTTGAACAACAATGTTTTCTGACGAGTTTGCATtttcagagctctgctgcactGCCGATCATTGGTTCTGCTTGAATATTGAGATTTAGGGCAATACGTCAGACCGATCGGACCAGATAACGACCTTCATCATGTTCCAAACCTGACTGTGACC is part of the Phaenicophaeus curvirostris isolate KB17595 chromosome 8, BPBGC_Pcur_1.0, whole genome shotgun sequence genome and encodes:
- the SH3GLB1 gene encoding endophilin-B1 isoform X1 gives rise to the protein MNIMDFNVKKLAADAGTFLSRAVQFTEEKLGQAEKTELDAHLENLLSKAECTKLWTEKIMKQTEVLLQPNPNARIEEFVYEKLDRKAPSRMNNPELLGQYMIDAGNEFGPGTAYGNALIKCGETQKRIGTADRELIQTSAINFLTPLRNFIEGDYKTITKERKLLQNKRLDLDAAKTRLKKAKVAEARAAQLNTSQPEENNIMVNVSYVLNLLHVKWLKIWAEEVTKSEQEVRITQSEFDRQAEITRLLLEGISSTHAHHLRCLNDFVEAQMTYYAQCYQYMLDLQKQLGSFPSTFLSNNNQSSSTPVQSVSAPSVLASASPSLPSVSNSIVTSGISELKSSSGSRKARVLYDYDAANSSELSLLADEVITVYSIPGMDSDWLMGERGNQKGKVPITYLELLN